The Eubacterium sp. MSJ-33 genomic sequence TTACGGTCTGCATCGGACAACGTACTAATCTTATAATATGCACCACGAATCTTATAAGCTCCTGTCACCTGCATATTCTCCGGCTTCAAATATACTTTATTACCGCAAGATTGTGAGAAAAATTCACTCTCAATCAGCCCGGTCGGTTTCGTCACTTTCTTCACAATCTCATATGCCTGCTCGAATTTCCCGAGTGTCAGTTTCTGTTCTGCCTGAGTTTTTTCTGCCATTTTTTATCCTTCTTTCCTGTGTGTTTCTTCTTAAAATATCCAATCAAACTTATTTCACATCAAATAAATCATCGTCCTTCGGAATACTCTCTATATTCTCATCCACGAGAATCTCTACATCCGAACGCATATCAAAATCTGCAAACAACGCATTCACATAGCTGTTCGGATCAAACTTCTGAAGATCATCAATCTGCTCACCGATACCAATGTATTTAACCGGAACATTAAGTTCAGACTGAATTGCAATTGCAATACCACCCTTTGCGGTTCCGTCCAGTTTCGTAATAATAATACCATTAATCTCGGTCACTGAACTAAATTGTCTTGCCTGTTCCAATGCATTCTGTCCGGTTGTACCATCTAATACGATTAAAGATTCTACATTTGCTTCCGGATATTCCCTCGTGATGATACGGCGCATCTTCGCAAGTTCATCCATCAAATTCTTCTTGTTGTGCAGACGTCCGGCTGTATCAATCAGCAAAATATCTGTATTTCTGCTCTTAGCTGCTGCAACTGCATCATAGACCACTGCCGATGGATCTGCACCTTCATTTTGTGCAATAATATCTACACCGGCACGATTTGCCCACGTCTTTAATTGATCAATTGCCGCTGCTCGGAATGTATCTGCCGCCGCCATCAGCACCTTCTTGCCACGTGCCTTATACTGAGCCGCCAACTTTCCAATGGATGTCGTCTTTCCAACACCATTAACACCAATTACAAGTACAACCGTTTTTTTGTTTTCAAAATCATATGCCGTCTCATCAACCTGCATCTGATCTCTTATAATGTTGATTACCAGGTCGCGGCATGCCTGTGCTTCCTTGATGTGTTCTTCCTTGACACGTGCCTTCAGATCCTCGACGATCCGCTCTGTTGTCTCATAGCCCATATCGGACATCACCAGTGTCTCTTCGAGTTCATCATAGAAATCATCATCAAGCTCACTCGCCTTAAACAGGTTATTGAAGCTGTCAGAGATACTGTTACGAGTCTTCGTAAGTCCTTCTTTCAAACGTGTAAAGAAACCTTTCTTTTGTGGAATCGGAGCCTCTTCCGGTATCGTTGTCTGGCTTTCCGAGCTTATCGCCTCCACAGATATTTCAGTTTCTTCCGTAGCCTGCATTTCTTCTGTGTCTGTGCGTTCCTCTGCAACAGCTTCCTGTATCTGTAATACCTGTTCCTCTTCTGTAGTTTCCCCTTTTTTCTTCTTGGTAAACCAACCCATATCTTACACCTCCTTAATCATCCAATTCATTTTCTATCATATTTACCGATACGAGTGTCGAAACGCCCTTTTCCTGCATTGTAATACCGTACAGAATATCCGCCGCTTCCATCGTACCTTTACGGTGTGTAATAACAATAAACTGTGTATCCTTCGTCAGTTTGGACAGATATTTGGCAAATCGCTTGACATTTGAATCATCAAGTGCCGCCTCAATCTCATCCAGAAGGCAGAACGGAGATGGTTTTAAGCTCTGAATTGCAAAGAGCAGCGAAATCGCTGTCAAACTCTTCTCCCCACCGGAAAGCTGCATCATATTCTGTAGTTTTTTCCCCGGCGGCTGTGCGATGATTTTGATTCCTGTCTCCAGAAGATCTTCCTCATCTACAAGTTCGAGATCAGCCTTACCACCTCCGAACAGCTCCTTGAATACCTTCGAGAACATCACGCGGATCTCCTTGAATTTCTCTGCAAACTGTTCCCGCATTGCACGGTCAAGCTCTGCAATGATATTTACCAGATTTGCCTCTGCCTTACAGATGTCGTCATGCTGTCCTTTTAAGAACTCATATCGCTCGGATACCTGCTTATAATCTTCTATGGCATTGACATTGACATCACCGAGCTGTTTGATTTTATTCTTCACCGCGGAAATCTCCCGCTTGAGTGATGAGATATCGTTGAATCCGGCATCCTTATAGTCAAGTGCCAGATTAT encodes the following:
- the ftsY gene encoding signal recognition particle-docking protein FtsY, which translates into the protein MGWFTKKKKGETTEEEQVLQIQEAVAEERTDTEEMQATEETEISVEAISSESQTTIPEEAPIPQKKGFFTRLKEGLTKTRNSISDSFNNLFKASELDDDFYDELEETLVMSDMGYETTERIVEDLKARVKEEHIKEAQACRDLVINIIRDQMQVDETAYDFENKKTVVLVIGVNGVGKTTSIGKLAAQYKARGKKVLMAAADTFRAAAIDQLKTWANRAGVDIIAQNEGADPSAVVYDAVAAAKSRNTDILLIDTAGRLHNKKNLMDELAKMRRIITREYPEANVESLIVLDGTTGQNALEQARQFSSVTEINGIIITKLDGTAKGGIAIAIQSELNVPVKYIGIGEQIDDLQKFDPNSYVNALFADFDMRSDVEILVDENIESIPKDDDLFDVK